The following are from one region of the Candidatus Hydrogenedentota bacterium genome:
- a CDS encoding 2-hydroxyacid dehydrogenase, whose amino-acid sequence MKKIAFYDTKDFSQSSFEKYRPNDLSITYFEHKLTPDTDASAAGFDAVCIFVHDIVDATVA is encoded by the coding sequence ATGAAAAAGATAGCCTTTTATGATACAAAAGACTTTTCGCAAAGCTCTTTTGAAAAATATAGACCCAACGATCTCAGTATAACCTATTTTGAACATAAATTGACGCCGGACACAGATGCTTCTGCAGCAGGATTTGATGCCGTGTGTATTTTCGTCCATGATATTGTGGATGCTACCGTGGC